The DNA region TCGCGCAGCACCCGGAACTGCAGCGTGTCGAACAGCTTGTGCACCTCGTCGCGGTCCCACGGGCCCATCTGCAGGTCGGCGGGGGTGACGGGCAGTGGCACGTCGCGGCGCAGCTCGGTGAGCTCGCGGTTGCGCATGACGTTGGCGAGGTGCTCGCGGACGGCGTTGCCGGTCTTGCCGGGGATCTCGTCGACCCGGTCGCAGAGCTCGTTCAGGTCGCCGAACTGCTGCACCAGCTTGATCGCGGTCTTCTCCCCCACGCCGGGGATGTTGGGGAGGTTGTCGGACGGGTCGCCGCGCAGCGCCGCGAAGTCGGGGTACTGCGACGGCGTCAGGCCGTACTTGGCCATCAGCTCGGCGGGCGTGAAGCGCCTCATGTCGCTGACGCCTCGCCCCGTCATCAGCACCGTGATGCGGTCGTCGACGAGCTGGTACGCGTCGCGGTCGCCGGTGACGATGAGCACGTCCATGTCGAGGTCGCGGGCCTGGCAGGCGAGCGTCGCGATCGCGTCGTCGGCCTCGAAGCCCGGCGCCTCGACGACGGGGATGCGCAGAGCCTCGAGCACCTCCCGGATGAGGGAGACCTGGCCGCGGAAGTCGGTGGGGGTCTCGCTGCGGGTGGCCTTGTACTCGGCGTATGCCTCGTGCCGGAAGGTCGGCGCGGAGAGGTCGAACGCCACCGCGATGTGCGTCGGCTGCTCGTCGCGGATGACGTTGATGAGCATCGACGTGAAGCCGTAGACGGCGTTGGTGGGCTGGCCGGTGGTGGTGGAGAAGTTCTCGACGGGCAGCGCGAAGAACGCCCGGTAGGCCAGGGAGTGGCCGTCGAGCAGGAGCAGGCGCCGGCGTTCGTCCATGCGGCTCATCCTAGGTCGGTGGCGGGATGCCGGGCCGTCGCGAGCGGCGGCCACGGTGGTGCATCGCAGGCGGAGGAGTCCCGGACAGCAGCGCTGTCCGGGACGACGACAACGCCGGGAGGTGCCGCCGTGGGCGTCGCGCAGCAGGCCGGTGTCCGTCCCCGGCCTAGGGTGAGCCGCATCCTAAGGTGGGCCTGTGACGGAAATGCCGATCGATGCGCTCGGGCAGCGGATGGGCGTGCGCGTCGTCGAGGCGACCGCCGAACGCGTCGTCATGACGATGCCCGTCGAGGGCAACACGCAGCCGTACGGCCTCCTGCACGGCGGCGCGTCCTGCGTGCTCGCCGAGGCGGTGGGGTCGGTCGGGGCGGCGCTCGGCGCGCCGCCCGGGCGTTACCCGGTGGGCGTGGACATCAACGCGACGCACCACCGCGGCGTACGCGAGGGCGTCGTCACGGCGACGGGGACGCCGCTGCACAGCGGGCGTACGACGGCGACCTGGGCCGTGTCCATCCGTGACGAGCAGGGCCGGCTCGTGTGCAGCGCGCGGCTCACCTGCGCGCTGGTCGAGCCGCGCGCGTAGCCCAGCTTCGGGGTGCGTTCTGCGCTTTTTCGCCGCACGAGGCGCAACCGGGA from Frankiaceae bacterium includes:
- a CDS encoding hotdog fold thioesterase; its protein translation is MPIDALGQRMGVRVVEATAERVVMTMPVEGNTQPYGLLHGGASCVLAEAVGSVGAALGAPPGRYPVGVDINATHHRGVREGVVTATGTPLHSGRTTATWAVSIRDEQGRLVCSARLTCALVEPRA